The following nucleotide sequence is from Triticum dicoccoides isolate Atlit2015 ecotype Zavitan chromosome 7B, WEW_v2.0, whole genome shotgun sequence.
GTGACTTGTCCCACCAAAGCGGATGGGTATGTTCACCccttctttaatatatgatatgcacactcATGCGTAtttgagaagaaaaaaaacaaattgCCGCCCTTGGCAGTTCCAACTCAGTTTAGTTTGGTACATCTCTTATCGAAGATGTTGAAAGAAAGCAAGATGATTATCTACAATTACTTCCGAACCCAGTGCATACACCTCATGACAATGGTTTTTTCATGATTTAGAACAACTTGCATTATCTCAACATGCCCAATCCCTTCATTCAGATTTTTTGCTCATTCTATAGGCACTTTCCATATGTACACAGAGGTTTTCTTGACCATACATCATGTGTTTTGCGTGTTCAATCTGCCGGGCTGCCAGCTATCAAGTGTGTCCGCCTTACAACTAGAAATTTGGCATTCAAACCGTGCTGAAAAATGAATACTTAGATGAGTGTGTCCGGCTCCTTTCTAGTCGATCACTTGTAATGGATCATACGAAGGAGAATCGTTTCACCGAATGGATTATCCTTCTGTTAAAAAATGAAGTAGAAAGCTGCAGCCAAAGTGGAATTGTGGGATACTAAGCTAATGAATAATACTAATATTGTGTTAATAAACAGTCGCTTAACCTGTCCCGACATAGCTACCTACTTTTGATCCAGGTTTCGTAGCTACCCCTCTTGGCCAACAATTGTTGGAGGATCAACAAGATGCATATAAAGATCCAGTGATTATGTGAATCAATTAACTTGATTAATCTCAACCTGACTACCTGCTGTCGATCTCATAACTGTCCCTCTTTGCTTCAACGCAACTACCCATCTTCTCGTCTTCCTAGCTAGCTAGCCACCACCAACCCAAGGATTAAGAAGATGCACATAAAGATCCTAGATCCAAGCCTGCCATAGTTATTACtaccatgtatgaaaatttatgataTAGTATATCGACAAATGAAGCGTGTCATTATGGACAGAAAAAAGTTGTCTGTCGAGCCTCACGTGCAAGAATATATGTACCGTCTGCGGGGACTAAACCCTAAACGAAACTCTAAACACACAGACACTATCACTAGATATACCAGGAACTCTCTCAGACGCAACAAATGGTAAAGCTCTTGATGTCCCTTCAAAGAGAAAAAAACAAGAGATAATTAAGCAGTACTGCTGATATAGTACTTCTACTCAGTGAAACAGGAGATGGGCCATAGAAATGTAAGGCTCAACACCCCAATTCAGAGACGAATCTATCAGTCAAAAAGGTTAATTGTACCAAATTTGGCCCTACTCGCACCCAAAGCTTGGCAGCTTCAGGGCAGGTTATGTTAATCAAACAGTCACAACTTCTGTGAGCATATGAGTTCTTGAGAAAGAAGGAAAGGTAAACCTAAATTCAACATAATTGTTTAAAGATCTTCATGGTGGAATCACAAGCTACTTAAGTAGCCTGATCGCTACTTGCTCATCCAACCTTACCCAAAACCGAATCACAGCAGCAAAAACCAAGACAGGGACGACCATACTCACCTCCAAAGTTAGCTGTGGTCTCCGGCATGGAGAAAACCGTAGCACTAGCTCTGCTGCTACTCTTCACTCTCCTGACCACGGCGCATCGGTTCACGGATGGCCAGGCCTTCTGCCGGTCGCAGATCAGCCTCGCAAACGAGGCGTGCAGCCTGAGGACCTTCCCGGGGTCGAGGCCCCCCTACGTGCCCCGGCAGCTACTCAACGAAACCTCCACGTCGACGACACCCGGCAGCAAGGAGTACGAGCTTCGGAcccgggacgacgacgacgacgatgacgatgaagaaggGGGAGAACACGAGGGGCGGCACCGGCGTCGACAGCGGCACCGCCACAGCGCCGACAACAGCGACCCGCGTGACACGGCCTGCTGCCGCCGGCTGATGGCCATTGACAACTCGTGCATCTGCCAGGCGTCAGCACGCCTCCCAGTGTTCATGACCTCGGTGTGGCACGTCATCAAGCTCACGCCGGTGGAGGGCTGCGAGGTCACCTTCGAGTGCCCTGGCGCCTTGTCACCGCTGGGCTGATCTCACTTACATTGATCAATTGATTGCGACAGTGTCTACACCAAATCGTCAGTTCACGTCCCTTACACAGAGATTGAATTCTACTGCTTGATCCATATTGTAATAAAGATATATTAACAGTGTATCATTGAGAAGAGGATATAAATCATTCTTAACCGAAGTCGGATCTATGGAGTACATTGTATTTTATTTTCTCACTGTAATCCGGAACTAGCGAGCGACCAATCACCTGAACTGAAGTCCAGTTTGTCATCCAAGGTCGGCAAAGGCAGGTTGGCGAGATCAGCGGCGGCGATGAGATCGTTGCTGGCAAGATCCTCCGCCAGGAACGGCTCAACCATCTGCCGCTCATCAGCGTACGGTAGCGCCTCAACGGGCATGACTGCCGCCAGCAGTGGCGATGGGGACGGCGGCGATGCCCAAGAAGACATGCAGGGAGCCAACGGCGGCACCGTGGCCACCATAGCCCCCGCATCTTGCTTCAATCTCATCTCCGACTGATTCGATTCATCTGATACAAGATCGATTTTGTGGCCGTCGCAACTCAAGTCTGCCAGCGATGCCGTCGCAATCGAAACCTGCACGTAGCCACTTAACGAGAAGCGCGTGACGAAGTCGTCATAGGCCGCCTTGGCCTCCGCCTCGGAAGGGAAGGTGCCAATCCATCGGCGGACGTTGAGGCGATGGCTCCGGAAGTCGGCCACCCACCGGCCGGGCTGTCTTTCATAGACGCCACGAAACCTTCTCGAGGGTGGTTTAGCCACTTTGGCGCCGCGCATCCTCGGCACAAGCCAGCTGCGGCAGGCAGCTTCAGATTCGATTGGGTTTTCCTGGTGCTCAGCTCGCTGCCACATTGAGAAAAGTTGCAACAGGGCTACCCTAGGAGCCTCCACAACGATTGGACACTCTACATCATCCGATTAGGTCACTCAACGATCTGGATCCTCAAGTCGCCCCGCCGTGTCCCCGCGGTCTTTCCTCGAGCGTCCCCGCCGGCCCAAACGCGTTAGTGGGCTGCTGCTCGTTTACTGATGCAGCCTGATGTTACAATCCACGTGGTAGGGGAGCCAAAGAGGCGAGCCTGCGTCTCGTCGTTGATCGGATCACCTCCTCCTACAGGCACGGCGGCGGCCTCCCTAGGAGCATGTCTAGCCGAGCACCCAATACACCCCCAGGCGATTTCTTCGCGTTGGAGCCGAGAAAACGGTCCAGTCGCGTTTTAGGAGTCCGTTTTTCGCCAGTTTGGACCGAAATTAGCGCCGACGGACCCAGgccaaacccggcgcgctggggggccagGGCGAGCGATTTTGGCGCGAACAAGGGCGGGCCCGCCGAATCGGCGAGACGTCGCTTCGTCGCTCTCATCGCCTCGGTTTCTGCGGGAATCAATGTCAAAGCTGGCCAAAGCTGCCGCGCTGTCGTGCCGGTCAGCCTCAATTGaagctccattgatgcctcacaggCGGCACCGACGTGCGCCCCGCCCACTCCTGCCACGCGTCGCCTGGCATGCAGCCTCCCCGCCGCCCCGCTAGGTCTATAAAAGGCGACCCCTCCCCGCCGGTGAGCACCACAACCTCCCCTGCATCCGCCTCGCAAAAACAGCCCTCTCCTTCCTTTCCGCCGACGAGCAAAGATGGCCGAGAGGTTTCcaagcgacggcgcggcggcgaacggtttCGGCCACCGCCACCTCCAAGAGCCGGAGGCACACCTTctctacgaggccgagtacccggcgccCCCAGACATGCGCGTGTCGGGGGCGTGGAGGCTGAGCATCGGCGGCGTCCCGGTGCCACCGGTGCCCGAAGGGGCGGCATGGCGGGCGGAGATCGCCCGCATCCTCTCTTCCCTGACGGAGGAACAGCGGAACGAGCCAAGGTACGCGCCCGACAGCGAAACGCTGTGGACGATGTACTTCGAGCGCCGCCGCGAGGAGCAGATCGCCTCCGTCAACGGCGTCATtccccgcggccgcctcaacgaTGAAGGGcggcgcgagtggtggggcgtcCTCGGTCGCACCCTCgaggccgtcctcgaccacatcgagaccggcaacgtgccgcgcctcgagtacccggcgtggccgtccttctctcgccgccgcggCAATTCCTAGACGTTGCGGCGAAGTGAGCCGACGTCCTCGTTGTCGGGCTCCGGCTCGCCGGCTCTCCGTCCCGTCAAGCCAGAGCCGGAGGAGACACCACAACGGCGCCGCACCCGCAGCGGCGCCCTCATCATCAACGAGGGTGCCCGCCCCTACCCGCGCTCCCTTCGCCTGGTCCGGCCGAAGCCCGAGCCGGGCCTGCTCCCCGTGAAGCTGGAGCACGTCGACATGGTGGCCCTCGACGACGAAGCCGCACTAAAATGGATGAaggaggactacgtccgcgagcaggtgcGCCGCCAGTGCCAGGCGTACGCGGAGCTCCAGGCCCGGCGCCAGGTCCGTCGAGGCGGGCGCGAGGAGGGCGGCGTCATCGTCGTCGACAGCGATGAGGAGGGCGAGGCCCGACCGTCCAGTGCCCGCCGCGCGTCGGCGACCCGGGgcaggggtgcagcagggacgggGGTGGCTCCGGTGgggcgcgacgacgacgacggcggcggcagcaTCTACAACTGCTTCTACAGACTTTTCGGCATGTAGATGGCGGGCGGTGGACGCGGCGTAGTGGCTAGCGCAGTTAGTACCAGATCGTCGAGTTTGCACAAGTTTGTATGTAATTTTGCCGAACTCTCGCGGCGACCTGGTGGGCGACGACTGTGGATGGAGTCGCCCCCAAATGCCAAACTAGCGCCGGTTCGTCCACAGGCCGCTTTTTTTCACCGCCCTGGGGGACCGAACGGATGGAGATGCTCTAAGCCCTAGAGGCTACAACCGACCACCGCTCATACTCTCATCTCATTATCCACCCTCGTCCGCACACGGGGACACTCCTAGCGGCTCGCAATAGTAGGTTCATGCAAACCTCTTTTTACCGGTTTCTGGAGGTACCGGCAAACCATCCACCGTTGGTTTTGTTTGCGATTCGTGCATTCATGTGTCCCACCTCTGATATAGCATTTGTATTCTCATAACCACCTCTTGTATAGCACTGGTGTATGTCAGATGGCTGGCCTACCTCTTTTCACCACTTTGCACTAGTATGTCAGCTATAGGTACTACTTCTGCCAGCACACTGTACGCATGCATGCAACTTCTTTCCTCTCTCTGCCCTTTTAAACAAATGCATCTTTTTATTTTTGCTTACAATTTTAGATGGTCACTGTCTTTCACATTAAAAATCCATTAttgattttttatatatattcaaaTTCCTTGCAACATGATATACAGAACAAGTTCAATCTTGAATATTTTTCAACTAGATTTAAAAATAACGTGTTTCACAGTCTCAAAAAAATATCTCGTTTTATAGATTTCACTTAGTCCAAAAAAATAAATTTCACTAAGTTCATAGATATAAATCATTTCAAGGAATTGAAACATATATTTTAAGTCAAAATGATTGAAAGCCAATCTTTTATAAGGACTGAAATCGGCTTTCTAAAATGCGTGAAATAATTCAAGCACTTCTTTTCAAATGAAACAAGCAAAATTTGTACTTTCAAATGAGTGAAATCAGTGAAACCCCTTATTTCAGTGTGTATATTGTGAGTGTAGTAGTTTTCTGAAACTACTAAAATGAGTGAAATCTATCTTTTGCAACGAGTGAAATCACCTTTTTGAAACAAGTGAAATATAGTATTTCAATTGAGTGATTGTAATATGTTTTCTGAAATTagtttcttgaaatattatatttctGAAAAATTATGTACCAGCTTATTGATATATATGAAATCAATTTGTAAATGAGTGAAATCTATATTTTCAAAGTAGTGAAATAATTTTTTCGGAATGAGTAAACTCTGTTTATTGAAATGAGTAAAATCGTATTTTTTGTAATGTGAAACTAATTGAAACAGTAAAATTCAATCTAGCCAAATTGTATCCAAGACCGGTCATGTTTTAAAGGTCTTATCACCCTGACTTCAAATGTACAAAAAAATTAATTAACTGAAATTTGGTTCATAAGTTATTAACCATTCAAAATATGACCAGGAATTAAAATGCAACTAttttgtttgggggagagaacccaTGCGCCATCCTCTTCATCAGTCACCCAGTCCTGTCACATCAAAAGCTGTCACACATCTGACATGCACAGATGTATTCCTTTGTCTAATGTCTGTATTGCATAgcaaattatttttattttatacaCAAAAGGCTGGCACGAATCTCAGAGAAACCAAGTGAATGGCAGATTCTCCACCGGTATGTTCTTCTCTGAAGTGATTCCAGGTCACACATGGCTTACCTTTTTCGTCAGTTGCCAGTATCACCATGTCAGGTAAATAACTACAGATGCTGCAGCTGATGCATCTTGACATCGTCGGAAACTTCTCCTGTCTCTGCAGCAGTGATTGATTGTTCATAGTGAGGCTCTAGCATGCTGCACACGGTGTAGACAAAGGTATGTCAGCTtccatttgtttctgttttttgaaGTTAGCAGGCTGCATGCACACGTACATCTCTATGTGTAATTTTGAGCCTTTTTTAGCTTGTTGATGTGACAACGGCCGAGGAAGTGACATGTGTGTTTACCTCTTTTTTTTTTAAAGCAAAACCTTCCATGAAACAACTTATTTTAGTATGTTTTTATCTTCTCCTATGATTTATATTTAGCCAagtttagcctcttcgatgaaaTTGTATATAATGTTAGCCTATAAAAACATAAGTTGTTCTGTTCACTTTCATCAATGAACCACAAAGATTTCccggcaaaagaaaaaaaaacccatATGAATTAGTATTCCTTGGGCAAATAAGAAGATCAATCATTTCAAGGATTTCAGTCACCCTTGCGGTTTTAGAAACTATAACCACAACTTCCGTATGTACTTCTTTACTATATTTTCTGCACTTGAGATTTTTTGTGCAAGGTATCCAATATCCATGTATATCTTTTTGACTGTTCTTATGCTCTTGAATAATAGAGCCATTTTCTTGGAATTCCTCTCCAGATTTAACTCTCTTCTTTTTTGAATCAATTTAACTGTGTTGGTGTTAGTGtacgcaaaggacctcgatcttgtctgctgcgtcggggatcttgggcatgcagTTTGCCCCACGGGCGGCTCGCACGTTGTTTTCCCTGCAGGCAGCGACCTCNNNNNNNNNNNNNNNNNNNNNNNNNNNNNNNNNNNNNNNNNNNNNNNNNNNNNNNNNNNNNNNNNNNNNNNNNNNNNNNNNNNNNNNNNNNNNNNNNNNNNNNNNNNNNNNNNNNNNNNNNNNNNNNNNNNNNNNNNNNNNNNNNNNNNNNNNNNNNNNNNNNNNNNNNNNNNNNNNNNNNNNNNNNNNNNNNNNNNNNNNNNNNNNNNNNNNNNNNNNNNNNNNNNNNNNNNNNNNNNNNNNNNNNNNNNNNNNNNNNNNNNNNNNNNNNNNNNNNNNNNNNNNNNNNNNNNNNNNNNNNNNNNNNNNNNNNNNNNNNNNNNNNNNNNNNNNNNNNNNNNNNNNNNNNNNNNNNNNNNNNNNNNNNNNNNNNNgtcattctccatcgcaagccttCCACTCTTCCTTGTGCGGTGCAAACCAACAGCCGTCCGACAgggagaaggcatggtgtcaccgacagcagcgcaccgcgtagcaccactgcattctGCCACCGGCCGCCGtgagggcgcctctgctggtcactcttgcgatcacttccaggtggtcatacacatgcactccttttgtcaaggtggtgtccatgggatccaggtggctgtacacgtgcacgtccgacatgcggatggtgtccactttttgttaaggggtccaaaataaagcgtcccagtccatttcaggttgagaataataaaacaagccgagatgtaaaaggcttgtttttaggtgttaggtttgtgttgcgtcgagtcatggtcataagttggttaggctgcagctcgaggacaagctgcatgtccaggtggggtgtagtgttagagtacgtaatgggcctaatgggcccattagtcttagggttaattagagataagggtcgcttgcttaggggtcaagtaagccttgcttgggagtcaagtaaacctctctatataaagagaggagatgtatcaatctaatgaagcaagaattaagaaggaaatcccttccctcttgcctggccgtgggcaaaaggcccccggccggtccTCTCGCGTCCTCCTTCTAGCAACACCATAACAGTTGGTCATACAATTCCCTCGGAGCAAGAACAAATTTAACAAGGCAATACAACAAAACGTGGAGCAAGCTAATGGACATCCAATCAGCACTCATGGCATTCGAGGAGGTACTTCTCTTTGACTGAACAACATGTTCATATTTTTTATTGAGGCGACCAGAAGTTGTGTGTGGGGTCGAGGCGCAAGGTCCTCCGCTAGGGTTCCGCCTGCGCCGCTGCCAGCTCCCCTGTCGCGGGTAGCCGCCGCCACGGCCGGCAGCCGCCGCCGCTAGCCCTCGCTCTCGCACAACACCCCTCCCCACTAGTAGGAAAAGGCTTGCTAGTGGCACACCTGTTTTTGTCATTAATGGCGCATTATAGGTGCGCCAGTAgtaattaatactaatggcgcacccctggtgcaccattagtataccagacaatagtggcgcaccagggagtgcgccattagtatgtcacacggtgcgccattactatgcctcacagggggccatatttaccttgtgttctggcttactaatggcgcacttgtagATGATGCGCCACTAGTGTGCTTATTGCAGTGCGCCACCAAAGTGcagagtggtgcgccactagtatgaatattatgaatttttttcttttctgatatttgcacaggttacaaaatatattactgcacagaatatagacaacacAACATATAAATAGTAGATTtaccgaatacaatagaagatttttctccgaatacaattcatcatattagtctccgaatttaaaataccgaacaaagttagtgttggaaatatgccctagaggcaattattatatttctttgttcatgatagttgtcttttattcatgctataattgtattatccggaaatcgtaatacacgtgtgaatgcttagaccacaacatgtccctagtgagcctctagttgactagctcgttgatcaatagatagtcatggtttcctgactatggacattggatgtcgttgataatgggatcacatcattaggagaatgatgtgatggacaagacccaaccctatgcataacacaaagatcgtgtagttcgttttgctagagcttttccaatgtcaagtatctcttctttagaccatgagatcgtgtaactcccggataccgtaggagtgctttgggtgtaccaaacgtcacaacgtaactgggtgactataaaggtgcactacaggtatctccgaaagtgtctgttgggttgacatggatcgagactgggatttgtcactccatataacggagaggtatcactgggcccactcggtagtgcatcatcataatgagctcaaagtgaccaagtgtttggtcacgggatcatgcattacggtacgagtaaagtgacttgccggcaacgagattgaacgaggtattgggataccgatgatcgaatctcgggcaagtaacataccgtctgacaaagggaatagtatacggggttgcttgaatcctcgacatcgtggttcattcgatgagatcgtcgaggagtatgtgggagccaacatgggtatccagatcccgctgttggttattgaccggagagccatcccggccatgtctgcatgtctcccgaacccgtagggtctacacacttaaggttcggtgacgctagggttgtatgaatatgagtatgcagcaaaccgaatgttgtttggagtcccggatgagatcccggacgtcacaaggagttccggaatggtccagaggtaaagaattatatataggaagtgctgtttcggccatcggaaagTTTCAGgggcacccggtattgtaccgggaacaccggaagggtcccgggggtccaccgggtggggccacctatcccggagggccctgtgGGCTAAAGTggtaggggaaccagcccctagtggcctGGTgcacccccttggcccccctgcgcctagggttggaatccctagggtggggggcgcaccacatgccttggggggcactccacccccctggccgcccccccttgggagattggatctcccagggccggcgccccctgggggcctatataaaggaggg
It contains:
- the LOC119336846 gene encoding uncharacterized protein LOC119336846, translated to MEKTVALALLLLFTLLTTAHRFTDGQAFCRSQISLANEACSLRTFPGSRPPYVPRQLLNETSTSTTPGSKEYELRTRDDDDDDDDEEGGEHEGRHRRRQRHRHSADNSDPRDTACCRRLMAIDNSCICQASARLPVFMTSVWHVIKLTPVEGCEVTFECPGALSPLG